The nucleotide sequence TGTCCAATATTCCCCACTGCTGCCTCCCGTAGGAGTAAGGGCCGTGTCTCAGTCCCCTTGTGGCCGTTCACCCTCTCAGGCCGGCTATCCATCGTCGGCTTGGTAGGCCATTACCCTACCAACTACCTAATGGAACGCAAAGTTCTCCTTCAGCGCATATAGCTTTCATAAGTCCTTGATGCCAAGGTCTCATAATATCCGGTATTAGCTAACCTTTCGATTAGTTGTCCCAGTCTGAAGGGCAAATTCTTTACGCGTTACTCACCCGTCCGCCACCGTACTATCTTCCGAAGAAGAATTCCAGTCGACTTGCATGTGTTAAGCATTCTGTCAGCGTTCATCCTGAGCCAGGATCAAACTCTACATTCAAATTTATATCCTAACTTCATAAATGAAGTTTAGCTATCTATTAAAAGATAATTTTTTTTATAGTGGTTCATTCCACTGTACACCTTAATCGATTGTTTAAAACAAAGTTTTAAACGACAATTGAGTTTTTAATTTACACTTTCTTTCTCTATTTAATTGCTAATGTCCTATTAAATGTCTCGCTTCAAGTCGCTTTCGCTTTCTCTCGCGGACAAGAAGAAGTATACCGTGTTTACAAGTTTCCGTCAACACTTTTTTTGTTTTTTTATTGTGTTTTTTCAAAACATTTTCCAAAACAGCACCCAAAAACCACCCATACCTTCTAAAACAACTTAATTTATTGATATACAGCCGATAAAACACATGTGTTATGCCCCATAAAAAATATTAAAAAACTTTTTTGTTTCTCTACTACCAAATAACCCCAATGTTATTCAGTGGTAGAGAATTATATATATATATAATTAAAGCGCCCCTTTATAACAATTGAAAGTCTTTCATACTGTATGAGGTCAATATTTATAATTTTTCTAAGATAACCTTTACTCCATTCCAGGCTAATGTGGCACATTTTACCCTTCCCGGCATATTAGATATGTTCTCTAATAATCCGGCATCTTCTAATTCTTCCTTGTCATCTTCACTAATCTTCTCTTGTTTTATCATTTTTAGAAAATTATCTACTATCCTTTTCCCATCTTCTATATCTCTTCCGATTATTAAATCGAATAATATAGACGCTGAAGCTGTAGATATAGCACACCCTACTCCTACAAATCCACCATCTACTATTTTATTTCCTTCAATTTTTAATTGAATCGTAAAATCATCCCCACAATTTGGATTATGACCCCTCTCTGTATAATCAGGATTCTCTAACTCTCTTTTATTATGTCCGCTCTTATTGTGATCCATAATAACTTCAGTATAAATTTTATCTAAATCCATTTTATCCCCTCCTATCTGAAGTAACTATTTACTTTTTCTAATCCTTCCACTAATTTATCTATATCGTCAAAAGTATTGTAGATTGAAAAACTTGCTCTACAGCAAGATGGAATCTCCAAATACTTCATTAGCGGCTGAGTACAATGATGCCCTGTCCTGATGGCTATATTTTGCAAATCCAATACCTGAGCTACATCATGAGGGTGCACTCCCTCTATATTAAACGCAATAACTGGTGTTTTATGAGGAGCCTCCTCACAATATAACTTTACCCCTTCTAAATCTTTTAATTTTTCTATAGCATAGTTTAAAATTTCACCCTCATAAGAACGGATATTCTCTAATCCAATCTCCTCTATGAAATCAATTGCAGCACTTAACCCTACAACCCCTTCTACATTTTGAGTTCCACCTTCAAATTTTTGAAAATCAGTTCGATAAGTAGAACCCTTTCTTTCTACAAACTCAATCATATCTCCACCAAATAAAAATGGCTTCATTTTTTCTATGATTTCTTTCCTAACATATAATCCGCCAATTCCCATGGGCCCAAACATCTTATGCCCTGAAAAAACTAAAAAATCAATATCCAACTCTTTTACATCTATTTTTATATGAGATATTGTCTGAGCTGCATCTAATATTACCTTAGCTTCTGTTTTTTCTCTCACCAAAGATACTAGATCTTTAATAGGGTGAATTACTCCTGTAGCGTTCACCCCATGAGATATAGTTACTAACTTTGTGTTTCCATTTAATTTTTCTGATAGATCTTCCAAATCTAAATCTCCATCAGCTTTTAAATCTATATACTTTAATTTACACCCCAGCTTCTTCGCTACTTCCTGCCAAGGAACTAAATTACTGTGATGAGAACTGATTCCTACTAAGATCTCGTCGCCTTCTCTTAATTCATTTAATCCATATGAATAAGCCAGTAAATTTAAAGATTCGGTAGTTCCTTTGGTAAATATAATTTCACCACTTTGAGCATTTATAAAGTCAGCCACCTTTTTCTTACCTTCTAAAAATAAGTTTGTAGATTTAATTCCTAATTTATATCCACCTCTGTTTGGATTTGCATTATGATTTACATTATAGTTCCACACTGCCTCTAAAACAGATTTTGGTTTTTGAGAAGTTGCCGCTGTATCTAGGTATACCAATTCTTCATTATTTTCAAATATAGGAAATAATTCTTTATAATTCATATCTTCACCTCTATATTCTTTCTTCTATTATTTTTAAAACTTTATCTCTAAGCTTCATATCTTTAATCTTTTCCACTATTGGTTTAAACGACGAACTTACCACTAATTTCTTTGCTTCCTTCTCGCTCATTCCTCTGCTCATAAGATAAAATAATTTATTTTCATTTAATTGACCTGCACTGGCTGAATGTTCCCCTATCACGTCGTCTTCATCACAAAATAAAGTTGGAATTGAATCAGCTTTTACACCTTTATTTAAAAGAAGTGCATATTCCTCCTCTTTACCTTTAGATTTACCAGAACCTCTCTCAAAATAAAGGTTTCCTCTAAATACTTTTGTCGCCTTATCTTTGACTACTCCCCTACCCTCTATGACCGACTCACTTCTTCTGCCTCTATGGTAAGTTGAATACTCTAAATCCACTTTCTTTTCCTTGTCTGCTAAATAAAGAGAATAAGTTTTTGATTCAGCATTATCCCCCTCTAAATATACCTTTGAACTAGAAGAAACAACCTTCCCTCCTAATTCTATATGATATTGTTTTACTTGGGCATCCCTTTCAGTCTTCACTATTACAGAGTTAAAAGATTTAGTACAATCACATGCTCTTTGCAGGTAGATTATATTTACTTGAGAGTTTTCTTTTGCCAACACTCTGTGAAGAGAATTTCTCACTGCCTCTTTATCTCCCCCGGAATAATCGAACACTACATTTAAAACACTGTCTCTTTCTGCAATCAACAGGTTGTTATCCAACAACAAATTATTCTCTTTATCCAAGTCATAGTTGACATAAACTTCCTTAGTTTCAGATTTTTTACTCTCTAAAAAAACACCTGTATTAAAAAATATATCTGTCAAATTAGCCAAATAACTTTCATTTTTTTCCCATTTTATACTTTGTAATTCTCCTAATTTTTTCTCTATTGGACTCAGTGTTCGAGAGGTATCTCCCAGTTTAATATTCTCAAAGTTTTTATATTCTGCCGGCAATGAAAACTCATACCCAATTCTTTTAAAACTAGGAAGACCCATATCTTTATTTTTTTCAAGCTGGTCCAATCTATAATTAGTAACATCCTGTTTTTCATTTAAATTTCTAATTTTTTCTATTTTATACATAATTTTCACCCTATAGTCCCTTCTAATTCTAATTGGATAAGATGGTTCAGTTCTACCGCATATTCCAAAGGTAACTCCTTCGAAATTGGCTCAACAAATCCTCTTACTACCATAGCTTTGGCTTCCTCTTCATCGATACCCCTGCTCATCAGATAAAATATGGTTTCATCGCTTATCCTTCCGATCTTAGCTTCATGCCCTATATCTACCTGATCATTTAATAATTCTATTGTAGGTACAGTATCGGATTTTGATATATTGTCCAGCATCAACGATTCACAGTTTACCGTTGCTTTAACAGAGTGAGCATTAGGAGCTACTTTTAACAACCCCCTATAAAATGCTGTACCTCCATTCTTTGAAATAGACTTAGAGTTCACTATAGAGGTTGTATAAGGAGCTGCATGGACTACCTTGGCACCAGTATCTAGATACTGGCCTGTAGAAGCAAAACTTATACCTGTAAATTCACACCTGGCTCTCTCTCCTCTTAAGATACTCATTGGATATAGCATGGAAACCTTTGAGCCAAACGAACCAGAAACCCATTCAATAGTTCCATCTTCATCTACTACACATCTTTTTGTGTTCAGGTTATACATATTTCTAGACCAATTCTCAATAGTCGAATACCTTAGTTTAGCTCCTTTTTTTACAAACAACTCTACTGCTCCAGCATGAAGTGCCTGCTCGGTATGCTTCGGTGCTGAACAGCCTTCTATAAAGTGAAGGCTGGCTCCTTCTTCTACTATTATCATTGTATGTTCAAATTGACCTGCACCCTTAGCATTTAATCTAAAGTATGATTGCAATGGTAGTTCCACATGAACACCCTTTGGCACATATACAAATGATCCTCCCGACCACACTGCTCCGTGAAGGGCTGAAAATTTATGATCATTAGGAGTTATCAGTTTCATGAAGTATTTTTTCACTATCTCTTCATGTTCTTTTACAGCTGTTTCTATGTCTGTATAGATTACTCCTAATTTTTCCAACTCTTTATTTACTTTATGATATACAACTTCTGAGTCATATTGAGCTCCTACTCCTGCTAGAGATGCTTTTTCAGCTTCCTGTATTCCTAATCTATCAAAGGTATTTTTCATATCACTGGGTACTTCTTCCCAGGATTCATTTAGTTCTGTATTGGGTTTTACATAGTGAATTATCCCATCTATATCCAGCTCTGAAAGATCTGCTCCCCAAGTTGGTATAGGTTTTTTTTTGTAAATTCTTAGTGATTTTAATCTGAGATCCAGCATCCACTGAGGTTCTTTTTTCTCTTTTGACATCTCCACTACAATCTCTTCAGTTAACCCTTTTTTACTCTTATAACTGTGATTTTCTTTATCTATAACATCATATATTCCTCTATCTACATCTTCTACATGCGTTCTTGTTTCCATTTTTTCCACCCCTAAAATGCCCTTTTTATTTCTTCAAAACCATTTTTTTCAATCTCATGAGCCAACTCAATCCCACCAGATTTTACAATTCTCCCATCATGTAATATGTGCACATGATCAGGCTTTAAGTATTGAAGGACCTTGTTGTAATGAGTGATTACTATAATTGCATTATTTTCATTTTTTAACTTTTCTACACCTTCATATACGATCCTGACCGCATCTATATCCAGACCCGAATCTGTTTCATCCAGGATAGCCACCTTTGGTTCTAAAACAGCCATTTGAAGAATTTCATTTTTCTTTTTCTCTCCCCCGGAAAATCCTACATTCAAATGCCTGTCTCCATAAGATTTATTTATATGCAGTTCTTCCATCATTGTATGTAATTTTTTTCTAAACCCTGTTATTGATTGTCTTTTTCCTGTTATTGCACCCTTTGAGGCTCTCAAAAAATCTTCCACTGTCAGTCCAGGGATCTCCTCCGGATATTGAAACGAAAGAAATATTCCAGCTTTAGCTTTTTCATCTGCTTTTGAATCTTTAATACTTTCACCCTCTAAATAGATCTCTCCCCCTGCCATAATATGTTTAGGGTGTCCTGCTAAAATATTTCCTAAAGTTGATTTCCCTGCTCCATTAGGTCCCATTATTAGGTGCACTTCACCTTTATTTATCTTTAGGTCTACACCTTTTAATATTTCTTTATCTTCTACCTTTGATTTTAATCCTTTTATCTCCAATAATGTTGACATTTTATACCTCCATATTCTTTACTTCTGTATTCAAGAATTATTATAGTATTCTTTAGTAACTGTGTCAACTTTTATTTGAATTTTTATTTCTAAGCTCCCATTTTAAAAATGTTAGTTTTTACATACAAAAAACCACTAAGCCATGACAATCTCATAGTTCAGTGGTTTTTAGATTTTTTTACTTATTTATATTAGAGCTTTAGATTTTTTTATTTTTCCCGTACCTATGTCATACATAACCCCTGTCAAAATAAGGGTACATCCTAATATTTTTTTCATCGGTAGATTCCCAGTCATAATATACTCCATTATATTTCCCGTAACTAACTGCCCCACCATTATGAATAATGTAGCATATACCACTGTCATCCTGGGAATAGCATAGTTACACATAGATAATATTAGGATTCCTAAGATACCTCCTCCAAACATCCAAAGGTGTCCATCAAAGATTTTTTCTGCCCCTTCTTTAAAATTAGTTATATTAAAAATATAAAATATTCCCATGAGCAGACTTCCTGTAAAGAAATTATAAAATATTCCATTTAATTTTCCCAGTCTGCACGAAAGAATTGAATTCATCATCATCTGAAATATAATTATCCCGCCTATCAAAAACGCCATTAAATAATACACTTCCCACCCCTTTTCATATTCAATCAATAATTTTTATACAACCATACATATCCCTATAAAAACAAATATAAATCCTATAACTTTATGCCTTCCTATCTTATTTTTTTCTCGATTAAATAACCCATAATGATCTATCAATGTCGAAAAAAAAACCTGTCCCGTCAAACCTAAAGCTATCGTATTCGAAATACCTATATTTTTAAATGTAGCCACATTACAGGCAACTACAGCTACCCCTAAAAAACCTGTAAAATAAAAATATAAAGGCAGTTCCTTAGAATATCTAATTTTTTCTCCTTTGAGTAAAATCCCTAGACAAATCACAATAAGTCCCGTAAAATGTATTAAAAAAACAGACATATTATTCCCAACCAGATTTGCTAAACTTCCATTTATTCCTAACATTATTGCTATCAGCATCCCTGATACAAGTACCATAAATCCTTCCATTATTATCCCCCCTTTACATAAGTTTAACAATTCTCAGTAAGTTTCAAGCGGACAATTGTCCCCAAGGAGATCTCTATGAAAAAAATCTATGACATAGAAAAATTAAAATTATATATTAAAGAAGTTAATATATCTCATATGCTCAAGCCAAATGCTATAGATCATCTCGAACTCCATTTTTTCGAACGAGGTGAATCTATATATTTTACTCAGGATAAGTGTGAATATCTTCATATATTGGTTTATGGAAAAACCAAAGTTTTTCTTTTAAATAATGAAGGAAATTTTATGCTCTTAGATTTTTCTAAACCTCATGATTTTATCGGTGATATTGAGTTTATTCAGCAAAAAAATATCTATAATAATGTAGAGGCTATTACAGAGTGCACCCTCATTGCTATACCCACAAATAAAATCCACGAAATTACAATTTTAGAGGAACTATATCATCTTTTAAGTAAAAACATCTGTGATAAATTGACTAGAATCTCAAAAAAGTTTTCCCAGGTTATACTTTATCCTATAAAAAATAGACTGGTTACGTGTCTTATTGAAATCAGCGATAAAGACAGAATAGATAACTTTAAAACTCAAGAGATCGCTGATTATCTAGGAGTTACTCCCCGGCATGTTAGGAGGATCCTCAGTGAACTATACACTGAAAATATAATAGAAAAAAAAGGACAATCTATATACGTATTAAATAAAAAATTACTCTATAAGTATGCTATAAAGGAATGATTTGAAAACTATAATTTTTCAAAGTACTAAAAAAGGTTCTAAGATTTTTCATCTTAGAACCTTTTTTTATCTTTATATAAATCCTTTATACTCTTTCATTACTAAATGAGCATTGATTTGTTGTACAGTGTCTAGCGCTACTCCTACAACGATGATTATACCAGTTCCACCAAAGAATACTGGTAGTCCTGCTGCTGTAAATATAAAGGCAGGTAATACTGCTATAGCTGCTAAAAATACAGCTCCACCCCAAGTAATTCTAGTTATTACTTTTTCTAAATATTCTACTGTTTCATTTCCAGGTCTAATCCCAGGAATTGTTCCTCCACCTTGCTTCAAGTTATCAGCAATTTTTTCTGGATCAAACATCATAGCTGTGTAGAAGAATGAGAAAAAGATTACTAATACTGCGTATAGAATTAAATACACAGGATGATTTCTCCCTAACATCCTATTAATTAAAGCATAATATGGCATAGTTGATGGCAGTGAGTTTACTAGTAACGATGGTATCATCATTATTACAGATGCAAAAATTACTGGCATTACTCCTGCTGAGTTTAATTTTACAGGTAAGAAACTACTGTTTGCAGCATTTCCCTTCCCTTGGAATCCTCTTCCTACATAGTGGATAGGGATTCTTCTCTGTGCCAATTGAAATATTACTATTCCTCCTACAGTCAATAGTGCAGATGCTGCTACAACTATTAAAACAGGTATCAAGAATTTATTTCCTTGCATAGTTTGTATTGTTTGAATAACTCCTGAAGGCATTCTAGCAATTACATTTAAGAAAATAATAAGTGAAATACCATTACCTATTCCTTTAATTGAAATTTGCTCTCCTACCCACATGAGGAATACAGTACCAGCTGTTACTGTAATTACAGTTGTCATCACAAACATAAATCCAGGTGTCATTACAAGTCCCATAGATTGTAACCACATAGTTACACCAAAAGCTTGTATAAAACCAATTACTATTGTTAAATATCTAGTCCATTGAGTCATCTTACTTCTTCCAGATTCCCCTTCTTTTTGAATTTCATCTAATTTTGGTATAATAACCGCTAATAAACTCATCACGATCGAAGCATTGATATATGGCATTACTCCTAGTGCAAAGATAGATACCCTTTGGAAAGCTCCTCCTGAAAACATGTTTATAAATCCTAAAACACTGTTATTGTTTACCATAGAAGCTAATCTTTCTAGGTCTACTCCTGGAACAGGAATTAATGTCCCTATTCTAGCTACTAAAAACATCAACAACGTATAAATTATTCTTTTTTTAAGTTCAGGCGTATTCATTACAGCCTCGAGCTTGGCATTAAATTGATCATATAACGACATTTGTCCACCCCTTGTTGCACAATATAATTGTGTATAGTATATATATATTTCCCTAAAAATACGGATACTATAAGTATAGCACATTTTTTTTCTTTTTAATATATTCTAAATCATCTAATTATTATTAATTTTATATTACAAAAGGCCTGCAATAATGCAGACCTCTTATTTAAAATAATTTAGCTTAGTTAGCTGCGTTAGCTGCTCTCTTTGCTTGCTTATCTCTGTTTCCAGCTACATCTTTAAAAGTCTTAACAACGTGAACTGTTACAGTTCCACCGTTAGCTTCTACAGCTGCTTGTGCTGATGCAGATACTTTGTTAACAACAACTGATACGTTCTTGTTTAAAGTTCCGCTTCCTAATAACTTGATTCCAGATTTAACATTCTTGATAATTCCAGCTTCAACTAACATGATTGGAGAAACTTCAGTTCCTGCCTCAAATAAGTTTAAGATATCTAAATCAATGATTGCAAATTCTTTCTTGAATCTGAAGTTTGAGAATCCTCTCTTAGGAACTCTTCTGATTAAAGGCATTTGTCCACCTTCGAATCCAGCTCTTAAGCTTGATCCAGAACCAGATCTTGATTTTTGTCCATTATGTCCTTTTCCAGATGTTTTACCAGTACCAGAAGACATTCCTCTTCCGACTCTTTTTCTATCTTTTCTAGGAACTGAAGGCGTTAATTCATTTAATTTCATTATTTTACCTCCTCAACGTTAAGCATATATCCAATTTGGTGTAATTTACCTTTGATATCTGCTGTATCGTTGTGTTCTACTACATCATCTATTTTTTTTAAACCTAAAGATTGTAATGTAGCAATATGTCTTGGTTTTCTTCCAATTGGACTCTTAACAAGTCTAACTAATAATTTTGCCATGTCTTTGCTACCTCCTTAGTTTAATATTTCCTTAACTTCTTTACCTCTTAATTTTGCAACTGATTCAGCTGATCTAAGAGTTTTTAAACCTTCGATAGTAGCTCTTGCAACGTTTATCTTGTTCTTAGATCCTCTGATCTTCGTTAAGATATCAGTTACTCCAACTAATTCTAAGATTTCTCTTGCTGATGATCCAGCAATTACTCCAGTACCTTCAGATGCAGGCTTCATCCACACCTTAGTACTTAAGAACACACCATCTTGTTGGTGAGGTATAGTTGTTCCTCTTAAAGAAACAGTTACCATGTTCTTTTTAGCAGTAGCTATAGCTTTTTTGATAGCATCAGGAACACCATTGGCTTTTCCTAATCCTAAACCTACTCTACCTTTTTCATCACCTATTGCAGCTAAAACTGAGAAAGATATTGATCTTCCACCTTTTGTAGTTTTAGAAACTCTAGAGATTTTTAATATTTTTTCTTTAAATTCTTTTTCTTCTCTTTTAAACTTAGACAAAATATATCCTCCTCTCTACTAGAATTTTAATCCAGCTTCTCTAGCAGCATCAGCTAGTGCAGCAACTCTACCAGTGTAAACATAACCACTTCTATCGAATACTACAGTCTCTAATCCTTTTGCTACAGCTAGTTCAGCAATTTTCTTACCTACTAACTTTGCTGCCTCTATGTTTCCACCGTGCTTAACTTCAGCTTTTACATCCTTAGATATAGTTGAAGTTGCAACTAATGTTACACCATTTACATCGTCAATTAATTGAGCGAATATGTTATTGTTTGATCTAAAAACATTTAATCTTGGTCTTTCAACAGTACCAGAGATCTTGTTTCTAATAGACAATTGTTTTCTTCTTCTTAAAGCTTTTCTATTAACTTTTTTAAACAACTGCTTACCTCCTTATTAGTTAAGGTAAATTACGCTTTCTTACCTTCTTTTCTTCTTACAACTTCATCCGAGTACTTAACTCCTTTTCCTTTATAAGGTTCAGGCTTTCTGTTTGCTCTGATTTCTGCTGCTACTTGTCCAACTACTTCCTTTGATATTCCATCAATATGGATTGTAGTATTACCTTTTTCAACTGTGAATTGAATTCCTTCAACTTCAGAAATTAACACTGGATGAGAGAAACCTAATGCGATTTCTAATCCTTTCCCAGCAGCTTTGGCTCTATATCCAACACCTACTAAGTTTAATGTTTTTCTGAATCCTTCAGTTACACCAACAAGCATGTTGTTGATATTAGCTGTTGCAGTTCCGTGCATAGCTCTTTCTGTTGGAGTGTCTCCAGCTCTTTCTACAGTTAATTCATTATTTTCAATTTTAACAGTTAATCCGTTAAAGATTTCTCTAGTTAAAGTTCCTTTAGGTCCTTTTACAGTTACTACATTTTCATTGATAGCAACCTCTACACCTGCAGGGATAACTAGGGTTTTATTACCGATTCTTGACATTTAAAATGCACCTCCTAGTTATTTCTTACCAAACGTAACAAAGTACTTCGCCACCAATATTAGTCTTTCTAGCAATTCTGTCAGTTACAAGTCCGTTAGACGTTGAAACTACAGCAATTCCTAATCCAGATAATACTCTTGGCATATCTTCAGCTGAAGAGTAAACTCTTCTTCCTGGCTTAGATATTCTTTTGATTCCTTTGATTACTTTTTCTTTTCCTACATACTTTAAATATACTCTGATGTTCTTCTTGTTTCCATCAGTGATTACTTTATAGTTAGAGATATACCCTTCCTCTTTTAATACAGCAGCTAAAGCTACCTTCATTTTTGAATGTGGGATATCTACTTTGTCGTGCATTACTGAGTTAGCATTTCTAACTCTTGTTAACATATCTGCGATTGGATCAGTTAAAAACATATCTACAAATCCTCCTTCCTAGTTTCTTATATGATGTTACGATCTAATGGATATTATTACCAAGATGATTTAGTTACACCTGGTATTAATCCTGCTCCAGCTAATTGTCTAAACTTAATTCTAGAGATTCCAAATTCTCTCATATATCCTCTAGGTCTTCCGTCTATTTGACATCTATTTCTTTTTCTTACTGGAGAGGCATTCTTAGGAAGCTTGTTTAATTCATCAACAGCTTCTACGTCTCCAGCTTGTATTCTAGCTTTTAATTCTGCTCTTTTTGCAGCAAATTTATCTGCTAGTTTAGCTCTTTTAACGTCTCTTGCGATCATAGACTTTTTAGCCATGTGCTCGTCCTCCTCCTACTACTTTTTAAAAGGCATACCAAATGCTTTTAGTAATGCTCTTCCTTGCTCATCAGTTTTTGCTGATGAAACTATTGATATTGACATTCCGAATAATTTATCTACTTTATCGAATTCGATTTCAGGGAATACTAATTGATCTCTCATTCCAAGAGAATAGTTACCTCTTCCGTCGAACGCTTTTGCAGAAACTCCATCGAAGTCTCTAACTCTTGGTAAGATTACAGTTACTAATCTATCCATAAAATCGTACATAGCTTCTCCTCTAAGAGTTACTTTTGTTCCGATTGCTTGACCTTCTCTTAATTTGAATCCAGCTTCTGACATTTTAGCTGTAATTACAACTGGTTTTTGACCAGAGATAATTGCTAAGTCTGCAGCAGCAGCATCCATTAATTTAGAGTTTTGAGTCGCTTCTCCAACACCCATGTTTAAAACAATTTTGTTTAATTTTGGACATTCCATTATATTTTTTAATCCTAACTCTTTCATAAGAGCAGGAGATATTTCATTTGTATACTTTGTATGACATCTAGAAACATATTTAGCCACTAGTTACCCTCCTTTCTTATAAAGTTTCTCCAGAAACTTTAGAGTATCTTACTTTTTTACCATCTACTACCTTAGTACCAATTCTAGTTGGCTTTCCAGCTTTAGCGTCAAAGATCATTACCTTTGAAGAGAAAATTGGTGCTTCCATAGTTACAACTCCACCTTGTGGGTTTGCTTGGCTAGGTTTTAAATGCTTAGTAACAACATTGATTCCTTCAACTAAAACTTTACCTTTTTTAGTAAATACTTTAGTGATTTTTCCAGTTTTTCCTTTATCTGATCCAGAGATTACCATTACAGTATCTCCAGTTCTAACGTGCATTTTTGTAGGCACGAATTTGATTTTAGGTTTAGCCATGATTTAAGCCTCCTTCCTTATAATACTTCAGGAGCTAAAGAAACTATTCTCATAAAGTCTTTTGCTCTTAATTCTCTAGCAACAGGTCCAAATATTCTTGTTCCTCTTGGCTCTTTTTTGTCATTGATTACAACTGCTGCGTTGTCATCAAATTTGATATATGATCCGTCTTGTCTTCTTATTTC is from Psychrilyobacter atlanticus DSM 19335 and encodes:
- the sufU gene encoding Fe-S cluster assembly sulfur transfer protein SufU, whose product is MDLDKIYTEVIMDHNKSGHNKRELENPDYTERGHNPNCGDDFTIQLKIEGNKIVDGGFVGVGCAISTASASILFDLIIGRDIEDGKRIVDNFLKMIKQEKISEDDKEELEDAGLLENISNMPGRVKCATLAWNGVKVILEKL
- a CDS encoding aminotransferase class V-fold PLP-dependent enzyme is translated as MNYKELFPIFENNEELVYLDTAATSQKPKSVLEAVWNYNVNHNANPNRGGYKLGIKSTNLFLEGKKKVADFINAQSGEIIFTKGTTESLNLLAYSYGLNELREGDEILVGISSHHSNLVPWQEVAKKLGCKLKYIDLKADGDLDLEDLSEKLNGNTKLVTISHGVNATGVIHPIKDLVSLVREKTEAKVILDAAQTISHIKIDVKELDIDFLVFSGHKMFGPMGIGGLYVRKEIIEKMKPFLFGGDMIEFVERKGSTYRTDFQKFEGGTQNVEGVVGLSAAIDFIEEIGLENIRSYEGEILNYAIEKLKDLEGVKLYCEEAPHKTPVIAFNIEGVHPHDVAQVLDLQNIAIRTGHHCTQPLMKYLEIPSCCRASFSIYNTFDDIDKLVEGLEKVNSYFR
- the sufD gene encoding Fe-S cluster assembly protein SufD; this encodes MYKIEKIRNLNEKQDVTNYRLDQLEKNKDMGLPSFKRIGYEFSLPAEYKNFENIKLGDTSRTLSPIEKKLGELQSIKWEKNESYLANLTDIFFNTGVFLESKKSETKEVYVNYDLDKENNLLLDNNLLIAERDSVLNVVFDYSGGDKEAVRNSLHRVLAKENSQVNIIYLQRACDCTKSFNSVIVKTERDAQVKQYHIELGGKVVSSSSKVYLEGDNAESKTYSLYLADKEKKVDLEYSTYHRGRRSESVIEGRGVVKDKATKVFRGNLYFERGSGKSKGKEEEYALLLNKGVKADSIPTLFCDEDDVIGEHSASAGQLNENKLFYLMSRGMSEKEAKKLVVSSSFKPIVEKIKDMKLRDKVLKIIEERI
- the sufB gene encoding Fe-S cluster assembly protein SufB, which produces METRTHVEDVDRGIYDVIDKENHSYKSKKGLTEEIVVEMSKEKKEPQWMLDLRLKSLRIYKKKPIPTWGADLSELDIDGIIHYVKPNTELNESWEEVPSDMKNTFDRLGIQEAEKASLAGVGAQYDSEVVYHKVNKELEKLGVIYTDIETAVKEHEEIVKKYFMKLITPNDHKFSALHGAVWSGGSFVYVPKGVHVELPLQSYFRLNAKGAGQFEHTMIIVEEGASLHFIEGCSAPKHTEQALHAGAVELFVKKGAKLRYSTIENWSRNMYNLNTKRCVVDEDGTIEWVSGSFGSKVSMLYPMSILRGERARCEFTGISFASTGQYLDTGAKVVHAAPYTTSIVNSKSISKNGGTAFYRGLLKVAPNAHSVKATVNCESLMLDNISKSDTVPTIELLNDQVDIGHEAKIGRISDETIFYLMSRGIDEEEAKAMVVRGFVEPISKELPLEYAVELNHLIQLELEGTIG
- the sufC gene encoding Fe-S cluster assembly ATPase SufC, with the protein product MSTLLEIKGLKSKVEDKEILKGVDLKINKGEVHLIMGPNGAGKSTLGNILAGHPKHIMAGGEIYLEGESIKDSKADEKAKAGIFLSFQYPEEIPGLTVEDFLRASKGAITGKRQSITGFRKKLHTMMEELHINKSYGDRHLNVGFSGGEKKKNEILQMAVLEPKVAILDETDSGLDIDAVRIVYEGVEKLKNENNAIIVITHYNKVLQYLKPDHVHILHDGRIVKSGGIELAHEIEKNGFEEIKRAF
- a CDS encoding DMT family transporter yields the protein MYYLMAFLIGGIIIFQMMMNSILSCRLGKLNGIFYNFFTGSLLMGIFYIFNITNFKEGAEKIFDGHLWMFGGGILGILILSMCNYAIPRMTVVYATLFIMVGQLVTGNIMEYIMTGNLPMKKILGCTLILTGVMYDIGTGKIKKSKALI
- a CDS encoding DMT family transporter, whose amino-acid sequence is MEGFMVLVSGMLIAIMLGINGSLANLVGNNMSVFLIHFTGLIVICLGILLKGEKIRYSKELPLYFYFTGFLGVAVVACNVATFKNIGISNTIALGLTGQVFFSTLIDHYGLFNREKNKIGRHKVIGFIFVFIGICMVV
- a CDS encoding Crp/Fnr family transcriptional regulator; this encodes MKKIYDIEKLKLYIKEVNISHMLKPNAIDHLELHFFERGESIYFTQDKCEYLHILVYGKTKVFLLNNEGNFMLLDFSKPHDFIGDIEFIQQKNIYNNVEAITECTLIAIPTNKIHEITILEELYHLLSKNICDKLTRISKKFSQVILYPIKNRLVTCLIEISDKDRIDNFKTQEIADYLGVTPRHVRRILSELYTENIIEKKGQSIYVLNKKLLYKYAIKE